Proteins from a genomic interval of Amycolatopsis sp. cg13:
- a CDS encoding VOC family protein yields the protein MIKGLSIANVWVLDHDRAKEFYTGKLGLEVRTDMTMGDGGMRWLTVGAKDQPDLEITLMVPGAPALDPESAEALKKLVAKGVLGAGVFGTDDIHADYKALKARGVEFVQEPQERPYGTEAIFRDDSGNWFSFTQRRENLDLDKDWSC from the coding sequence GTGATCAAGGGCCTGTCCATCGCCAACGTCTGGGTCCTCGACCATGACCGGGCCAAGGAGTTCTACACCGGGAAGCTCGGCCTGGAAGTCCGCACCGACATGACAATGGGAGACGGCGGGATGCGCTGGCTGACCGTCGGGGCCAAGGACCAGCCTGACCTGGAGATCACGCTGATGGTCCCGGGCGCGCCGGCGCTCGACCCGGAATCGGCCGAAGCGCTGAAGAAGCTCGTCGCGAAGGGAGTGCTGGGAGCCGGGGTTTTCGGGACCGACGACATCCACGCCGACTACAAAGCCCTGAAGGCACGCGGCGTCGAGTTCGTGCAGGAACCGCAAGAACGTCCCTACGGCACTGAGGCCATCTTCCGCGACGATTCCGGCAACTGGTTCTCCTTCACCCAGCGCCGGGAAAACCTCGATCTGGACAAAGATTGGAGCTGTTGA
- a CDS encoding helix-turn-helix transcriptional regulator, with translation MGTTPGPAPAVPLSQLRQLRLAKDAMDRDWAGPLDLDAIAAHAGYSRYHFVRLFRAVYGQTPGQYLSRRRIERAEDLLRTADLSVTEICALVGFSSLGSFSASFKKHTGLTPSEYRARHVSQGSALVPGCYALLWHGGFKGLSQTSKPGPE, from the coding sequence ATGGGAACCACCCCCGGCCCGGCGCCCGCGGTCCCGCTTTCGCAGCTGCGGCAGCTGCGCCTGGCCAAGGACGCCATGGACCGCGACTGGGCCGGACCCCTCGACCTGGACGCGATCGCCGCGCACGCCGGGTACTCGCGTTACCACTTCGTGCGCCTTTTCCGCGCCGTGTACGGGCAGACACCCGGACAGTATCTGAGCCGCCGCCGGATCGAACGCGCGGAGGATTTGCTGCGGACCGCCGACCTGTCCGTCACCGAAATCTGCGCGCTAGTCGGGTTCAGCAGTCTCGGATCGTTCTCCGCGAGCTTCAAGAAACACACCGGCCTGACCCCGAGCGAATACCGTGCCCGACATGTCAGCCAGGGCTCAGCCCTCGTCCCCGGGTGTTACGCGCTTTTGTGGCACGGCGGGTTCAAGGGACTGTCGCAGACGTCCAAACCGGGTCCTGAGTGA
- a CDS encoding maleylpyruvate isomerase family mycothiol-dependent enzyme, whose protein sequence is MDLDTARFVQGLHDHTAGFAKAVAGADPETPAPTCPEWPLRVLAGHVGQAHRWAAGLIRSGPAPVPDPFEADPGAPGEWSGWLHAGAAELAAAVLAAADSPVWTFFGPRPATFWLRRMLHDTTVHHADAALATGTAFEIAPDLADDAISEWLEMLSHPVMATLRPAFAALRGTGQTLQLRPGAGVGWLITRTPAGVRWTRATDTADVTLTGSAGDLLLVLTRRLPPGQVTITGDHDLADHWLAHTAA, encoded by the coding sequence ATGGATCTCGATACCGCACGATTTGTCCAAGGCTTGCACGACCATACCGCCGGGTTCGCGAAGGCGGTGGCCGGCGCGGATCCGGAGACTCCGGCGCCCACCTGCCCGGAATGGCCGCTGCGAGTGCTGGCCGGGCACGTCGGGCAGGCGCACCGCTGGGCGGCGGGCCTGATCCGGTCAGGCCCGGCCCCGGTGCCGGACCCGTTCGAAGCGGACCCCGGCGCGCCCGGCGAGTGGTCCGGCTGGCTGCACGCGGGAGCCGCGGAACTCGCCGCCGCGGTGCTCGCCGCCGCCGACAGTCCAGTGTGGACATTCTTCGGCCCGCGACCGGCGACGTTCTGGCTGCGCCGCATGCTCCACGACACGACGGTGCACCACGCGGACGCGGCCCTTGCCACCGGAACCGCGTTCGAGATCGCTCCGGACCTCGCGGACGACGCGATCAGCGAGTGGCTGGAAATGCTGTCCCACCCGGTCATGGCGACGCTGAGACCAGCTTTCGCGGCACTGCGCGGCACCGGCCAAACGCTCCAGCTCCGCCCCGGCGCCGGAGTGGGCTGGCTCATCACCCGCACCCCCGCCGGTGTGCGGTGGACGCGGGCCACGGACACCGCGGACGTGACCCTGACGGGTTCCGCCGGAGATCTCCTGCTCGTGCTCACCCGACGGCTGCCACCCGGCCAGGTCACGATCACCGGCGACCACGACCTGGCCGACCACTGGCTGGCGCACACAGCGGCGTGA
- a CDS encoding MerR family transcriptional regulator, producing MTGDTLGIGDLARRTGVPVRTIRFYCDEGLLTSARSAGGHRRFDPAQVHRLNLVRRMRGLGLSLNSIADVLAGERSLVEAAAAERAALDREVTTLAWRRAALRAVEEAPPADRAARLELLYAVTDGSAGHEALVRLWHPMVTGTVPPDTADMFLAVSAPQPPELPTPAQVVAYAELVLLAADRAFAARLRTSTLVTRLGALHDGVGAACELASPQVAAGARPEPGPALDLFAAAHAAASGTGDTPEFRGVLRRRTAADRHPQVRRYWHLAGEITGEAVPVGVAHTWLLDALDRSAG from the coding sequence GTGACCGGCGACACACTCGGAATCGGCGACCTGGCGCGGCGCACCGGCGTGCCCGTCCGCACGATCCGCTTCTACTGCGACGAAGGACTGCTGACCTCGGCACGCAGCGCCGGCGGGCACCGCCGGTTCGACCCGGCGCAGGTGCACCGCCTGAACCTGGTGCGGCGGATGCGCGGACTCGGGCTGAGCCTGAATTCGATCGCGGACGTCCTCGCCGGAGAGCGCTCCCTCGTCGAGGCAGCGGCCGCCGAGCGCGCCGCGCTCGACCGCGAGGTGACGACGCTGGCCTGGCGGCGCGCAGCTCTCCGCGCCGTCGAAGAGGCACCGCCTGCCGACCGAGCTGCTCGGCTCGAGCTGCTGTACGCCGTGACAGATGGCTCCGCCGGGCACGAGGCCCTCGTCCGCCTCTGGCACCCGATGGTCACCGGCACGGTTCCGCCGGACACGGCCGACATGTTCCTCGCCGTGAGTGCGCCGCAGCCCCCTGAGCTGCCGACTCCGGCGCAGGTCGTCGCGTACGCCGAGCTAGTGCTGCTCGCCGCCGACCGAGCGTTCGCCGCCCGGCTGCGGACCAGCACGCTGGTCACTCGCCTCGGCGCTCTCCACGACGGCGTCGGCGCGGCGTGCGAGCTGGCGTCTCCGCAGGTGGCGGCGGGAGCACGACCGGAACCGGGGCCTGCGCTCGATCTGTTCGCCGCGGCCCACGCCGCCGCGTCCGGCACCGGCGACACCCCGGAGTTCCGGGGCGTGCTGCGGCGGCGCACGGCCGCCGACCGGCATCCGCAGGTACGCCGCTACTGGCATCTCGCGGGGGAGATCACCGGTGAAGCCGTGCCGGTCGGAGTCGCGCACACCTGGCTGCTGGACGCACTGGATCGCTCGGCCGGCTGA
- a CDS encoding VWA domain-containing protein — protein MTTDPERLRRWRLVLGGDSDGTGHALSEGDTGVDNVLAALYDERPKNPRGSGDRSGGLQASAPRVARWLGDIRKYFPGSVVQVMQRDAVDRLGITRMLLEPELLSAVEPDVHLVGTLLSLNNVLPEETKETARTVVRKVVTELEERLAERTRAAVRGALDRAARTQRPRGADIDWNRTVRRNLKHYSPELKTIVPEQLFGFGRREQSVRRDVILAVDQSGSMAESVVYSGVFGAALASMRALSTKFVAFDTAVADLSDHLDDPVDVLFGTQLGGGTDINRALAYCQGLVERPEQTLLVLISDLYEGGVRDDLLRRVADLVGSGVQVVTLLALSDSGAPFYDHENAAALTELGVPAFACTPDLFPDLMAAALRREDLSRWAAAATAQ, from the coding sequence GTGACCACCGATCCCGAACGTCTCCGCCGCTGGCGCCTAGTGCTGGGCGGCGACTCCGACGGCACCGGCCACGCACTGTCCGAAGGGGACACCGGTGTCGACAACGTGCTGGCCGCCCTCTACGACGAGCGCCCCAAGAACCCGCGCGGCAGCGGCGACCGCAGCGGTGGTCTGCAAGCCTCCGCGCCGCGCGTCGCCCGCTGGCTGGGCGACATCCGGAAGTACTTCCCCGGCTCGGTCGTGCAAGTCATGCAACGCGACGCCGTGGACCGGCTCGGCATCACCCGGATGCTCCTTGAACCGGAGCTGCTGAGCGCCGTCGAACCGGATGTCCACCTAGTCGGCACCCTGTTGTCCCTCAACAATGTTTTGCCGGAGGAGACAAAGGAAACCGCCCGCACCGTCGTACGCAAGGTCGTGACGGAGTTGGAGGAACGCCTGGCCGAACGCACCCGAGCAGCGGTACGCGGTGCCCTGGACCGCGCGGCCCGCACCCAGCGCCCCCGAGGCGCGGACATCGACTGGAACCGCACCGTCCGCCGGAATCTGAAGCACTACTCGCCCGAGCTGAAAACCATTGTGCCCGAACAGCTTTTCGGCTTCGGCCGCCGAGAACAAAGCGTCCGGCGCGACGTGATCCTGGCCGTCGACCAGTCCGGCTCGATGGCAGAATCCGTGGTGTACTCCGGCGTCTTCGGCGCGGCCCTGGCCTCGATGCGCGCGCTGAGCACGAAATTCGTCGCCTTCGACACCGCGGTCGCCGACCTCTCCGACCATCTGGACGACCCTGTCGACGTCCTGTTCGGCACCCAGCTGGGCGGCGGCACCGACATCAACCGCGCGTTGGCGTACTGCCAAGGACTGGTCGAGCGCCCGGAACAGACACTCCTGGTGCTGATCAGCGACCTGTACGAAGGCGGAGTGCGCGACGACCTGCTGCGCCGGGTCGCGGACCTGGTCGGTTCCGGGGTGCAGGTGGTCACGCTGCTGGCGCTGTCGGACTCCGGAGCGCCGTTCTACGACCACGAGAACGCGGCCGCGCTCACCGAGCTGGGGGTTCCCGCTTTCGCCTGCACGCCGGACCTTTTCCCGGACCTGATGGCAGCCGCGCTCCGAAGGGAGGACTTGAGCCGCTGGGCGGCCGCGGCGACCGCGCAATAA
- a CDS encoding DUF5682 family protein produces MTTHLLGIRHHGPGSARAVAARLAELEPDVVLIEGPPEADQLVDLAADDDMRPPVALLAYASDDVSRAAFWPFAVFSPEWQALRYAAAAGVPVKFCDLPAAHQFALGEERTAPRADPLAELAAAGGYDDPERWWDDFVESRRGEESPFEVIADAMTALREGERPDDPHEQRREAYMRNVLRKTRKEGYERIAVVCGAWHVPALADPLPPAAKDQAVLKGLPKRKVVCTWVPWTHGRLASVTGYGAGVRSPGWYHHLFSTADDVTTRWLTAVAGVLREEDLPVSTAHVIEAVRLADTLAALRGRSSAGLAEVDAATRAVLCGGDDVQADLVTRRLVVGELLGEVPDSVPQAPLAADLIATARRLRLKREPQARELDLDLRTPGGLDRSRLLHRLQILGIPWGEPELSSVRNKGTFRETWTLCWEPGFEVDLVAAAVHGTTVPAAAAAVVRETVAESPPLADITAAVERCLLADLGDALPETLAALDTRAAADADVAHLMTALPPLARATRYGDVRGTDTGRLREVADRILTRVCAGLPPAVHGIDEEAAAQFCELVDDVHEATDLLGDASRDRWFTALSRLSARDSLPPLLAGRIVRLLHDADLLDGAEVELRLGRELTPGVAPTDGAAYVEGFFSGGALLLVHDERMLRVVDTWLTSIPPEVFTEILPLLRRTFGAFAGPEKRAIGERAATLSGARRVESTVVEDLDEIRAAAALPVFATLLGAAP; encoded by the coding sequence ATGACCACTCATCTCCTCGGGATCCGGCACCACGGTCCCGGTTCGGCGCGGGCGGTGGCCGCCCGGCTCGCCGAACTGGAACCGGACGTGGTGCTGATCGAGGGACCGCCGGAAGCGGACCAGCTCGTCGATCTCGCCGCGGACGACGACATGCGGCCGCCGGTCGCGTTGCTGGCGTACGCGTCCGACGACGTGTCGCGCGCGGCGTTCTGGCCGTTCGCGGTGTTCAGCCCGGAATGGCAGGCGCTGCGGTACGCCGCCGCGGCCGGCGTCCCGGTGAAGTTCTGCGATCTCCCGGCCGCACACCAATTCGCGCTCGGCGAGGAACGGACCGCGCCCCGCGCCGACCCGCTCGCGGAACTCGCCGCGGCGGGCGGGTACGACGATCCGGAACGCTGGTGGGACGACTTCGTCGAGTCCCGCCGGGGCGAGGAATCGCCGTTCGAGGTGATCGCCGACGCGATGACCGCGCTGCGCGAGGGCGAGCGGCCGGACGATCCGCACGAGCAGCGGCGCGAGGCGTACATGCGGAACGTGCTGCGCAAGACGCGGAAGGAAGGCTACGAACGGATCGCCGTGGTCTGCGGGGCCTGGCACGTGCCCGCGCTGGCCGATCCGCTGCCGCCCGCGGCCAAGGACCAGGCTGTCCTCAAAGGACTTCCGAAGCGGAAGGTCGTGTGCACGTGGGTGCCGTGGACGCACGGCAGGCTCGCGTCGGTCACCGGCTACGGCGCGGGCGTCCGCTCCCCCGGCTGGTATCACCACCTGTTCAGCACCGCCGACGACGTCACCACCCGGTGGCTCACCGCCGTCGCCGGAGTGCTGCGCGAGGAAGACCTGCCCGTCTCCACCGCGCACGTGATCGAAGCAGTGCGGCTGGCGGACACGCTGGCCGCACTGCGCGGGCGGTCGTCGGCGGGGTTGGCCGAGGTCGACGCCGCCACCCGCGCGGTCCTGTGCGGAGGTGACGACGTCCAGGCCGACCTGGTCACCCGGCGGCTCGTGGTCGGCGAGCTGCTCGGCGAGGTGCCCGACAGCGTTCCGCAAGCGCCGCTGGCCGCCGACCTGATCGCCACCGCCCGGCGGCTCCGGCTCAAACGCGAACCGCAAGCCCGCGAACTCGATCTGGACCTGCGCACCCCCGGCGGCCTGGACCGCTCCCGCCTGCTGCACCGCCTGCAGATCCTCGGCATCCCTTGGGGCGAACCGGAACTGTCCTCGGTGCGGAACAAGGGCACCTTCCGCGAGACCTGGACCCTGTGCTGGGAACCAGGTTTCGAGGTCGACCTGGTCGCGGCCGCCGTCCACGGAACCACCGTGCCCGCCGCCGCCGCCGCGGTCGTGCGCGAAACCGTCGCCGAATCTCCCCCGCTCGCCGACATCACCGCCGCGGTAGAACGCTGTCTTCTGGCCGATCTGGGCGACGCCCTGCCGGAAACCCTTGCCGCACTGGACACCCGCGCCGCCGCCGACGCGGACGTCGCGCACCTCATGACGGCTCTGCCTCCGCTCGCGCGGGCGACCCGCTACGGCGACGTCCGCGGCACCGACACCGGACGGCTTCGAGAAGTCGCCGACCGGATCCTCACCCGGGTCTGCGCCGGGCTCCCGCCCGCGGTCCACGGCATCGACGAGGAGGCCGCCGCGCAGTTCTGCGAACTGGTCGACGACGTCCACGAAGCCACCGATCTCCTTGGCGACGCCTCCCGCGACCGCTGGTTCACTGCCCTCTCCCGACTGTCCGCTCGCGACTCCCTGCCGCCGCTGCTGGCAGGCCGCATCGTGCGCCTCCTGCACGACGCCGACCTGCTAGACGGCGCAGAGGTCGAACTCCGGCTGGGCCGCGAGCTCACTCCCGGCGTCGCACCGACCGACGGCGCCGCCTACGTCGAAGGCTTCTTCTCGGGCGGCGCGCTCCTGCTGGTCCACGACGAACGCATGCTGCGCGTCGTCGACACCTGGCTGACCTCGATCCCGCCCGAGGTCTTCACCGAGATACTTCCCTTGCTGCGCCGCACTTTCGGTGCCTTCGCCGGTCCCGAGAAACGCGCGATCGGCGAACGCGCCGCCACCCTGTCCGGCGCTCGCCGGGTCGAGTCCACAGTGGTCGAAGACCTGGACGAAATCCGCGCCGCAGCAGCCCTGCCGGTCTTCGCCACCCTCCTGGGAGCCGCCCCGTGA
- a CDS encoding AAA family ATPase, whose amino-acid sequence MTSPVLRPHAEQEYAGELAALAAADDRAKPPSWRLSPWAVVTYLLGGKLDDGTEISPKYVGPRRLIEVAVATLATDRALLLLGVPGTAKTWVSEHLAAAISGDSTLLVQGTAGTSEEQIRYGWNYARLIAEGPSDQALVESPVLRAMRDGKVARLEELTRIPADVQDSLITILSEKTLPIPELGAEVQARPGFTLVATANNRDKGVNELSSALRRRFNTVVLPLPDTAEAEVDIVRRRVGQLGAALSLPAEAADLAEIRRVVTVFRELRAGRTEDGRTAVKTPSGTLSTAEAISVLTGGLALAAHFGDGVLRAQDVAAGIHGAVVKDPVADSAIWSEYLETVVREREGWADFYRAGQEIAG is encoded by the coding sequence ATGACGTCCCCCGTCCTCCGGCCGCACGCCGAACAGGAATACGCCGGCGAACTGGCCGCTCTCGCCGCGGCCGACGACCGGGCGAAACCGCCGTCGTGGCGGCTGTCCCCGTGGGCGGTCGTCACCTACCTGCTCGGCGGGAAACTCGACGACGGCACCGAGATCAGCCCCAAGTACGTCGGGCCGCGGCGGCTGATCGAGGTCGCGGTCGCCACCCTCGCCACCGACCGCGCGCTGCTCCTGCTCGGTGTGCCGGGCACGGCGAAAACCTGGGTGTCCGAGCACCTCGCGGCGGCGATCAGCGGCGACTCCACGCTGCTCGTCCAAGGCACCGCGGGCACCTCCGAGGAACAGATCCGGTACGGCTGGAACTACGCGCGGCTCATCGCCGAGGGTCCGAGCGACCAGGCCCTGGTCGAAAGCCCGGTGCTGCGCGCGATGCGGGACGGCAAGGTCGCGCGGCTCGAAGAGCTCACCCGCATCCCGGCGGACGTGCAGGACTCGCTGATCACCATCCTGTCCGAGAAGACGCTGCCGATCCCCGAACTGGGCGCCGAAGTCCAGGCGCGGCCCGGGTTCACGCTGGTGGCCACGGCGAACAACCGGGACAAGGGCGTCAACGAGCTGTCGAGCGCGCTGCGCCGGCGGTTCAACACCGTGGTGCTCCCGCTGCCGGACACCGCCGAGGCCGAGGTGGACATCGTCCGGCGGCGGGTCGGGCAGCTGGGCGCCGCGCTGTCGCTGCCCGCCGAAGCCGCCGATCTCGCCGAAATCCGCCGCGTGGTCACGGTTTTCCGCGAACTGCGCGCCGGTCGCACCGAAGACGGCCGCACCGCGGTGAAGACCCCGTCGGGCACTCTGTCGACGGCGGAAGCGATCAGCGTGCTCACCGGCGGACTCGCGCTGGCCGCGCACTTCGGCGACGGCGTGCTGCGCGCGCAGGACGTCGCGGCCGGGATTCACGGTGCGGTGGTGAAGGATCCGGTGGCCGACAGCGCGATCTGGAGCGAGTACCTGGAAACCGTCGTGCGCGAGCGGGAGGGCTGGGCCGACTTCTACCGGGCAGGCCAGGAGATCGCCGGATGA
- a CDS encoding DUF5691 domain-containing protein, whose amino-acid sequence MTAWNDLVSTVLLGTRRRTLDPAGLPPGVKEIAEQRIEPADQALVAAAAYTGYRRAGQQPLTGIEPEPAAAADNRPLIPAVARARLVHLLSANRPELVEEWLTTVAGKGFRVPADRLPALADAARSRVSLRAPLATVAGPVGAWLGERNPEWAFLVAAADDTSDNAWQFGTAARRQAWLERVLVAEPARARETLAAAWGNEPADVRATLLTLLGEHLTDEDEPFVEAALGDRAAGVREIALRLIGRYPDSASGERMIERLRACVTVRSRALRADVLEFTPPEPDDDLIRDGIRVPPGPGQGTARLRAIIAATPLRFWAEYGSPGELAGMLVEGPSLNVVRESWATAALRQRDEQWAQALVEAEPGGRSTAALIGVLSPEQQAATVAKLTRGLPVEALTRLILDLPQPWPAALGTVLLDWVAGQRDHRLVAHAAALIAKAVPVACLGHPLAEIPLPGEAAPWRRAVAETLSFRREMHKELA is encoded by the coding sequence GTGACTGCCTGGAACGACCTCGTCAGCACCGTGCTCCTCGGCACTCGCCGCAGAACCCTCGACCCTGCCGGATTACCGCCCGGGGTAAAGGAAATCGCCGAACAACGCATCGAACCCGCCGACCAGGCGCTCGTCGCCGCGGCGGCGTACACCGGGTATCGCCGGGCCGGGCAGCAACCGCTCACCGGCATCGAACCCGAACCCGCCGCGGCAGCGGACAACCGCCCGCTCATCCCGGCCGTCGCGCGGGCGCGGCTCGTGCACCTGCTGTCGGCCAACCGGCCGGAACTGGTCGAGGAATGGCTCACCACGGTGGCGGGCAAGGGATTCCGCGTCCCGGCCGATCGGTTGCCCGCGCTGGCCGACGCGGCGCGGAGCCGGGTGTCGCTGCGGGCGCCGCTCGCCACGGTCGCCGGGCCGGTCGGGGCGTGGCTCGGCGAGCGGAATCCGGAGTGGGCGTTCCTGGTCGCCGCAGCGGACGACACCAGCGACAACGCCTGGCAGTTCGGCACCGCCGCCCGACGGCAGGCCTGGCTGGAACGCGTGCTCGTCGCCGAACCCGCCCGCGCCCGGGAGACGCTCGCCGCGGCCTGGGGCAACGAACCAGCCGACGTCCGCGCGACTTTACTGACCCTGCTCGGCGAACATCTCACCGACGAGGACGAGCCGTTCGTCGAAGCCGCGCTCGGCGACCGGGCGGCCGGGGTGCGCGAGATCGCGTTGCGGCTGATCGGCCGGTATCCCGATTCGGCGTCCGGCGAGCGGATGATCGAACGGCTGCGGGCCTGCGTCACCGTGCGCAGCCGCGCGCTGCGGGCCGACGTCCTCGAATTCACCCCGCCCGAGCCGGACGACGACCTGATCCGCGACGGCATCCGTGTCCCGCCCGGTCCCGGGCAAGGCACCGCCCGGCTGCGCGCGATCATCGCCGCCACTCCCCTGCGGTTCTGGGCCGAGTACGGCAGCCCGGGCGAACTGGCCGGGATGCTCGTCGAAGGCCCGTCGCTGAACGTCGTGCGCGAAAGCTGGGCCACTGCCGCGCTTCGGCAACGCGACGAGCAGTGGGCGCAGGCCCTCGTCGAGGCCGAACCGGGCGGACGCAGCACCGCGGCACTCATCGGCGTGCTGTCGCCCGAACAGCAGGCCGCCACGGTCGCGAAGCTGACTCGCGGACTGCCGGTCGAAGCCCTCACCCGGCTCATCCTCGACCTGCCGCAGCCGTGGCCCGCCGCGCTCGGCACGGTGCTGCTCGACTGGGTCGCCGGGCAACGCGACCACCGGCTCGTCGCGCACGCGGCCGCGCTGATCGCGAAAGCCGTGCCCGTCGCCTGCCTCGGCCATCCGCTGGCCGAGATCCCGCTTCCCGGCGAGGCCGCCCCGTGGCGGCGCGCAGTCGCCGAAACCCTGTCCTTCCGCCGTGAAATGCACAAGGAGCTCGCATGA
- a CDS encoding SWIM zinc finger family protein yields the protein MLELAPDAASAKAGRGQAAPAKWSDAGASGRAVWGACQGSGKRPYQTTVETAGPAFRCTCPSRKFPCKHALGLLLLWSEGQLPRAEEPGWVHQWLDERAARAERAEKKTDAPKDLEAAAKRAQERLARVTAGAAELRGWLADRVSAGFATFERGGADELYTVASRMVDAQAPGLANGLRRAAALVGRSRDWPDRLLAELSLVYVLADAANRLESLPAGLADTVRTRLGFSVGNAQVLESGERVPDQWLVTGAIDEEQDSLRSRRTWLRGKRSGRDALVLSFAPPGRPLDSSLPPGFEVAGELVFHPGAVPLRAVFDHREEPAVPVSGPVGGTCASALADHAAALAADPWLDRWPVLLSDLRPARHGDGWALSDVDGAALPLAPTVDPWPLLALAAEQPVTVAAEWTTAGLRPLSCWHRDGMVRL from the coding sequence GTGCTCGAACTCGCGCCGGACGCCGCGTCGGCGAAAGCCGGGCGCGGGCAGGCGGCGCCGGCGAAGTGGTCGGACGCGGGCGCGTCGGGCCGTGCCGTCTGGGGCGCGTGCCAGGGCAGCGGGAAGCGGCCGTACCAGACGACGGTGGAAACGGCCGGGCCCGCGTTCCGGTGCACCTGCCCGAGCCGGAAGTTCCCGTGCAAGCACGCGCTAGGGTTGCTGTTGCTCTGGTCGGAGGGACAACTCCCCCGCGCGGAGGAGCCCGGATGGGTGCACCAATGGCTCGACGAACGGGCCGCGCGAGCGGAGCGGGCCGAGAAGAAGACGGACGCGCCGAAGGATCTCGAGGCGGCGGCCAAGCGGGCGCAGGAGCGGCTCGCGCGCGTCACCGCCGGGGCCGCTGAGCTGCGCGGATGGCTCGCCGATCGGGTGTCCGCCGGGTTCGCGACGTTCGAACGCGGCGGCGCCGACGAGCTGTACACGGTCGCGTCGCGCATGGTCGACGCGCAAGCTCCCGGGCTGGCGAACGGCCTGCGCCGGGCCGCCGCGCTGGTCGGCCGCAGCCGGGACTGGCCGGATCGGCTGCTGGCCGAGTTGTCGCTGGTGTACGTGCTCGCGGACGCGGCTAATCGGCTGGAATCGCTGCCTGCCGGGCTCGCCGACACGGTCCGGACCCGGCTCGGGTTTTCGGTAGGCAACGCGCAGGTGCTGGAGTCCGGCGAACGCGTGCCGGACCAATGGCTGGTCACCGGCGCGATCGACGAGGAACAGGACTCGCTGCGCAGCAGGCGCACGTGGCTGCGGGGCAAACGCAGCGGCCGGGATGCGCTGGTGCTGTCGTTCGCGCCGCCCGGGCGTCCGCTGGACAGTTCGCTGCCGCCCGGGTTCGAGGTCGCCGGGGAGCTGGTGTTCCACCCGGGCGCGGTGCCGCTGCGGGCGGTGTTCGACCATCGAGAGGAGCCCGCAGTCCCGGTGAGCGGTCCGGTTGGCGGCACTTGTGCTTCGGCGCTCGCCGACCATGCTGCCGCGCTCGCGGCTGATCCTTGGCTGGACCGGTGGCCGGTGCTGCTGTCCGATCTCCGCCCGGCGCGGCACGGGGACGGCTGGGCACTGTCCGATGTAGACGGTGCGGCGCTGCCGTTGGCGCCCACGGTGGATCCTTGGCCGCTGCTGGCCCTCGCGGCGGAGCAACCGGTGACGGTGGCCGCGGAATGGACGACGGCGGGGTTGCGGCCGTTGAGCTGCTGGCATCGCGACGGGATGGTGCGACTGTGA